In one Juglans regia cultivar Chandler chromosome 11, Walnut 2.0, whole genome shotgun sequence genomic region, the following are encoded:
- the LOC109001809 gene encoding uncharacterized protein LOC109001809 isoform X2 produces the protein MRFKKGGKVEVLIKKEVPPGEWHCARIISDNGRTYSVVFEGPCSMGSEALVERVPRKAIRPFPPVGSVESWVVGDVVEVFDVGSWKIAMVSKVLGRDYYLARLLGSHEEFKVHKSNIRVRQSWQDNEWFVIGRGQGSCEVVKSDKPSSLNCHHMTSEFPQFNTRRKMQTGNNCVAAQDNTCFQESHIVSSRTLKRFSPYFSSHIEANTRKMRGIQKEGEHRRLISESVSPLLEKGQSWRLACLASKGLKMILDFAAFLWA, from the exons ATGAGATTCAAGAAGGGGGGTAAAGTTGAGGTACTGATAAAGAAAGAGGTGCCTCCAGGTGAGTGGCATTGTGCTAGGATTATCTCAGATAATGGGCGCACTTACAGTGTTGTATTTGAAGGTCCTTGCAGCATGGGAAGTGAGGCACTTGTGGAGCGAGTGCCAAGGAAGGCCATTAGGCCTTTCCCTCCTGTGGGAAGTGTGGAGAGTTGGGTGGTTGGAGATGTGGTGGAAGTGTTTGATGTTGGTTCGTGGAAAATAGCCATGGTTTCGAAGGTCTTAGGCAGGGATTATTATTTGGCTAGGCTATTGGGATCTCATGAGGAGTTCAAAGTTCACAAATCCAACATCCGGGTGCGTCAGTCTTGGCAAGATAATGAATGGTTTGTGATTGGAAGG GGTCAAGGGAGTTGTGAGGTGGTGAAAAGTGACAAGCCATCTAGCTTGAACTGTCATCATATGACTTCTGAGTTTCCGCAATTTAATACAAGGAGAAAGATGCAGACAGGAAATAATTGTGTGGCTGCTCAAGACAATACTTGTTTCCAGGAGTCTCATATTGTCTCATCTAGAACATTGAAGAGAttttccccttatttctccTCTCATATTGAAGCAAATAccagaaaaatgagaggaatCCAGAAAGAGGGTGAGCATAGAAGACTGATTTCAGAGTCAGTATCCCCATTGCTGGAAAAG GGCCAAAGTTGGAGGCTTGCATGCCTTGCTTCCAAAGGTCTGAAGATGATACTGGATTTTGCTGCCTTTCTCTGGGCTTAA
- the LOC109001812 gene encoding GTP-binding nuclear protein Ran1A-like, translating to MALSNQQPVVHPSFKLVIVGDGGTGKTTFVKRHLTGEFEKRYEPTIGVEVHPLDFFTNYGKIRFDCWDTAGQEKFGGLRDGYYIHGQCAIIMFDVTARLTYKNVPTWHRDLCRVCDNIPIVLCGNKVDVKTRQVKAKQVTFHRKKNLQYYEISAKSNYNFEKPFLYLARKLAGNLDLHFVESPALAPPEVQIDMAAQAQHEAELNYAVAQPLPDEDDDFTEPLFFV from the exons ATG GCGCTTTCGAATCAGCAACCCGTGGTTCACCCTTCCTTTAAGCTCGTGATCGTCGGTGATGGTGGAACTG gCAAGACTACGTTTGTCAAACGTCATCTTACTGGAGAGTTCGAGAAGAGATATGAGC CCACAATCGGTGTGGAAGTTCATCCGCTGGATTTCTTCACGAATTACGGGAAGATCAGGTTCGACTGCTGGGATACTGCTGGCCAGGAGAAGTTTGGTGGACTCAGAGATGGTTACTA tattCATGGACAATGTGCCATAATCATGTTTGATGTCACTGCTCGCCTGACATACAAAAATGTCCCAACATGGCACCGCGATCTTTGCAG GGTCTGTGACAATATTCCCATAGTTTTGTGTGGTAACAAGGTCGATGTCAAAACCAGGCAGGTCAAAGCAAAGCAGGTTACCTTCCACAGAAAGAAAAACCTGCAGTATTATGAAATTTCTGCAAAGAGCAATTACAATTTTGAGAAACCTTTCTTGTATCTTGCCAGAAAGCTAGCAGG AAATCTTGATCTACACTTTGTTGAATCGCCTGCTCTTGCTCCTCCTGAAGTTCAAATTGACATGGCTGCACAAGCACA ACATGAAGCCGAGCTGAATTATGCAGTTGCACAGCCTCTTCCGGATGAAGACGATGATTTTACTGAGCCACTCTTTTTTGTTTAG
- the LOC109001813 gene encoding GTP-binding nuclear protein Ran-3: MALPNQQTVDYPSFKLVIVGDGGTGKTTFVKRHLTGEFEKKYEPTIGVEVHPLDFFTNCGKIRFYCWDTAGQEKFGGLRDGYYIHGQCAIIMFDVTARLTYKNVPTWHRDLCRVCENIPIVLCGNKVDVKNRQVKAKQVTFHRKKNLQYYEISAKSNYNFEKPFLYLARKLAGDPNLHFVETPALAPPEVQIDLAAQQQHEAELAAAASQPLPDDDDDAFE, translated from the exons ATG GCTTTGCCGAATCAACAGACCGTAGATTATCCGAGCTTCAAGCTTGTGATTGTTGGCGATGGTGGAACCG GAAAAACAACGTTTGTGAAAAGGCATCTTACTGGGGAGTTTGAGAAGAAATATGAAC CGACCATTGGTGTGGAAGTCCATCCATTGGACTTTTTCACCAACTGTGGGAAAATTCGTTTCTACTGCTGGGACACAGCCGGGCAAGAGAAGTTCGGCGGCCTTAGAGATGGTTATTA CATCCATGGGCAATGTGCAATTATCATGTTTGATGTTACTGCTCGGTTGACATACAAGAATGTTCCAACATGGCACCGCGACCTTTGCCG TGTGTGTGAAAACATCCCAATTGTTCTTTGCGGAAACAAGGTTGATGTGAAGAACAGGCAGGTGAAGGCAAAGCAGGTTACTTTCCACCGGAAGAAGAATTTGCAGTATTATGAGATATCGGCCAAGAGCAACTATAACTTTGAGAAGCCCTTCTTATACCTTGCCAGGAAACTTGCTGG GGATCCTAATCTGCATTTTGTCGAAACTCCTGCCTTGGCTCCTCCAGAAGTGCAAATTGACTTGGCTGCACAGCAACA gcACGAGGCTGAGCTTGCTGCTGCTGCCAGTCAGCCCCTTCCAGATGACGATGATGACGCCTTTGAGTAA
- the LOC109001809 gene encoding uncharacterized protein LOC109001809 isoform X1, with the protein MRFKKGGKVEVLIKKEVPPGEWHCARIISDNGRTYSVVFEGPCSMGSEALVERVPRKAIRPFPPVGSVESWVVGDVVEVFDVGSWKIAMVSKVLGRDYYLARLLGSHEEFKVHKSNIRVRQSWQDNEWFVIGRGQGSCEVVKSDKPSSLNCHHMTSEFPQFNTRRKMQTGNNCVAAQDNTCFQESHIVSSRTLKRFSPYFSSHIEANTRKMRGIQKEGEHRRLISESVSPLLEKVDAVAYPRVNLGETYMHASSNNETGYFELERGNQNGSIFCFHERSSEPIDCGSVSSSVGSCSVVSDSPNKLSGHILSGHTQDADSFDNCGYEEGKCLRSMNENVAARIHILELHAYRCTLEAIYASGSLSWEQEALLTNLRISLNISNDEHLMEIRNLKSA; encoded by the exons ATGAGATTCAAGAAGGGGGGTAAAGTTGAGGTACTGATAAAGAAAGAGGTGCCTCCAGGTGAGTGGCATTGTGCTAGGATTATCTCAGATAATGGGCGCACTTACAGTGTTGTATTTGAAGGTCCTTGCAGCATGGGAAGTGAGGCACTTGTGGAGCGAGTGCCAAGGAAGGCCATTAGGCCTTTCCCTCCTGTGGGAAGTGTGGAGAGTTGGGTGGTTGGAGATGTGGTGGAAGTGTTTGATGTTGGTTCGTGGAAAATAGCCATGGTTTCGAAGGTCTTAGGCAGGGATTATTATTTGGCTAGGCTATTGGGATCTCATGAGGAGTTCAAAGTTCACAAATCCAACATCCGGGTGCGTCAGTCTTGGCAAGATAATGAATGGTTTGTGATTGGAAGG GGTCAAGGGAGTTGTGAGGTGGTGAAAAGTGACAAGCCATCTAGCTTGAACTGTCATCATATGACTTCTGAGTTTCCGCAATTTAATACAAGGAGAAAGATGCAGACAGGAAATAATTGTGTGGCTGCTCAAGACAATACTTGTTTCCAGGAGTCTCATATTGTCTCATCTAGAACATTGAAGAGAttttccccttatttctccTCTCATATTGAAGCAAATAccagaaaaatgagaggaatCCAGAAAGAGGGTGAGCATAGAAGACTGATTTCAGAGTCAGTATCCCCATTGCTGGAAAAGGTAGATGCTGTTGCTTACCCACGAGTAAATCTGGGTGAAACATACATGCATGCTTCCTCTAATAATGAAACTGGATATTTTGAATTGGAGAGGGGAAATCAGAATggttcaattttttgttttcatgaaAGAAGTTCGGAACCTATTGATTGTGGTAGTGTTTCATCTTCTGTTGGTAGTTGTAGTGTTGTTAGTGACAGTCCAAATAAGTTGTCTGGTCATATTTTATCAGGCCATACTCAAGATGCAGATTCCTTTGATAATTGTGGATATGAGGAAGGAAAATGTCTTCGTTCCATGAATGAGAATGTAGCGGCAAGAATCCATATATTAGAGTTGCATGCTTATCGCTGCACTCTAGAAGCAATATATGCTTCTGGGTCCTTAAGTTGGGAACAGGAAGCTCTATTGACAAATCTCCGCATTTCACTCAACATTTCTAATGATGAACATTTGATGGAGATAAGGAATTTAAAATCAGCCTGA